Proteins encoded in a region of the Salminus brasiliensis chromosome 2, fSalBra1.hap2, whole genome shotgun sequence genome:
- the ccdc167 gene encoding coiled-coil domain-containing protein 167 codes for MTKPKNTKKEKISVANEIDRIEEQRMRCQGSLERAEFRHRREQLSDEDRKALEDEMTIMNERIQRYEKELEVLRRENRKNMMISVALLAISGLFYYVFIN; via the exons ATGACAAAACCAAAGAACACGAAAAAAGAGAAGATCAGTGTTGCAAATGAG ATTGACCGTATTGAAGAGCAACGAATGCGCTGTCAGGGCAGTCTAGAGAGGGCGGAGTTTAGACATCGGCGAGAGCAGCTTTCAGATGAAGACAG AAAAGCCCTGGAAGATGAAATGACTATAATGAACGAAAGGATTCAGAGATATG AGAAGGAGCTTGAAGTGCTGCGAAGAGAGAACAGGAAGAATATGATGATTTCTGTAGCGCTTTTGGCCATCAGTGGTCTTTTCTATTATGTCTTTATCAATTGA